A genomic segment from Pangasianodon hypophthalmus isolate fPanHyp1 chromosome 25, fPanHyp1.pri, whole genome shotgun sequence encodes:
- the lingo1b gene encoding leucine-rich repeat and immunoglobulin-like domain-containing nogo receptor-interacting protein 1-B isoform X1 — protein MTFLQVTSRMVAGVMSGHSYLVACWQPILILMLGTVLSGSTIGCPSRCECNAQERSVLCHRRKLVALPEGIPIETRLLDLSKNRLKAINPEEFINYPHLEDLQLNENVISVIEPGAFSNLFGLRTLGLRNNKLKLIPPGVFTGLSNLTRLDISENKIVILLDYMFQDLYNLKELEVGDSELVFISHRAFHGLSSLEQLTMERCNMTSVPTEAFSHLHTLLVLKLWHFNVNLIRDFSFRRLYRLKVLEITNWPFLEALTDKSLHGLNITTLSVTHCNLTAIPYVAIQHLVYLRALNFSFNPIEIVEGNKLHNLMRLQVFDLVGGRLVTIEPYSFRGLNYLKVLNISSNSLSTLEESAFHSVGNLETLALYDNPLACDCRLLWVFRRRWRLNFNKQQPSCAAPEFVQGKEFKDFPDILPANYFTCQKSKIRDHKPLQRFVDEGTTVHFACQADGDPTPVIMWQSPRKQFITTKSVGRLSVSLDGTLEVRYAQIQDNGTYTCIATNAGGNDTKLAHLHVHSYSPNWPHQPNKTFAFISNQPNDSGANETGRSVPFPFDMKTLIIATTMGFISFLGVVLFCLVLLFLWSRGKGNAKPNIEIEYVPRRVEGQTSPTEETHKIRMKMM, from the coding sequence CAGGTAACCAGCAGAATGGTGGCTGGCGTGATGAGCGGGCACAGCTACCTGGTGGCATGCTGGCAGCCCATTCTTATCCTGATGCTGGGCACTGTGCTGTCGGGTTCCACCATAGGATGCCCGTCCCGCTGTGAGTGCAATGCCCAGGAACGCTCTGTCTTGTGCCACCGCAGGAAGCTGGTTGCCCTTCCAGAGGGAATCCCTATTGAGACGCGACTGTTGGACCTGAGCAAAAACCGCCTGAAAGCCATCAACCCAGAGGAGTTCATCAACTATCCCCACCTGGAGGACCTGCAGCTTAATGAGAATGTCATCTCAGTCATCGAGCCAGGTGCATTCAGTAATCTGTTTGGATTACGGACGTTAGGACTGCGCAACAACAAACTGAAGCTCATTCCACCAGGTGTATTTACTGGTTTGAGTAACCTCACCAGACTGGATATAAGTGAGAATAAAATAGTTATCTTGTTGGATTACATGTTTCAGGACCTTTACAATCTAAAAGAACTGGAAGTGGGAGATAGTGAGCTGGTCTTCATCTCTCATAGAGCCTTTCATGGACTCAGTAGTTTAGAGCAGCTCACCATGGAGAGGTGTAACATGACCTCAGTGCCCACAGAGGCCTTCAGCCATCTCCATACCCTGTTGGTACTCAAGTTGTGGCATTTTAATGTCAACCTTATTAGGGATTTTTCCTTCAGGAGACTCTACCGACTGAAAGTGTTAGAGATAACAAATTGGCCCTTTCTCGAAGCCTTGACCGATAAGTCCCTCCACGGACTCAACATTACCACATTGAGTGTCACACACTGCAACCTTACTGCCATCCCATATGTGGCTATCCAGCACCTTGTGTACCTTCGAGCTCTCAACTTTTCTTTCAATCCCATAGAGATTGTGGAGGGCAACAAACTGCACAACTTGATGAGGCTGCAGGTATTTGACTTAGTAGGGGGTCGATTGGTCACTATTGAGCCTTACTCTTTCAGAGGACTGAACTACCTTAAGGTTCTCAACATTTCCAGCAATAGCTTGAGCACTTTAGAAGAGTCTGCCTTTCACTCAGTTGGTAATCTTGAGACCCTGGCCCTATATGACAACCCCTTGGCATGCGACTGCCGCTTGTTATGGGTTTTCCGTCGGCGCTGGAGGCTCAATTTCAACAAGCAGCAGCCATCTTGTGCTGCCCCTGAGTTTGTGCAAGGGAAAGAGTTTAAAGATTTCCCGGATATTCTCCCAGCTAATTATTTCACTTGCCAGAAATCTAAGATCCGGGACCACAAACCCCTTCAGAGATTTGTGGATGAAGGGACCACAGTTCATTTTGCATGCCAAGCAGATGGAGACCCAACCCCTGTGATCATGTGGCAGTCTCCTCGGAAGCAATTCATCACCACCAAAAGTGTTGGAcgtctgtcagtctctctggATGGCACCCTGGAAGTACGATATGCCCAAATACAAGACAATGGCACATATACATGCATCGCGACCAATGCAGGGGGTAATGACACCAAGCTTGCTCATTTACATGTTCATAGTTATTCACCCAACTGGCCCCATCAGCCTAATAAGACATTTGCTTTCATCTCCAACCAGCCCAATGATAGTGGTGCCAATGAGACTGGTAGATCAGTCCCATTTCCATTTGATATGAAGACTCTTATCATTGCTACTACTATGGGATTTATTTCTTTCCTTggagtggttttgttttgtcttgtacTCCTCTTTCTTTGGAGTCGGGGGAAAGGTAACGCCAAGCCAAACATCGAAATTGAGTATGTGCCACGTAGAGTAGAAGGCCAGACCAGTCCAACTGAGGAAACCCATAAGAtcagaatgaaaatgatgtaa
- the lingo1b gene encoding leucine-rich repeat and immunoglobulin-like domain-containing nogo receptor-interacting protein 1-B isoform X2, with the protein MTFLVTSRMVAGVMSGHSYLVACWQPILILMLGTVLSGSTIGCPSRCECNAQERSVLCHRRKLVALPEGIPIETRLLDLSKNRLKAINPEEFINYPHLEDLQLNENVISVIEPGAFSNLFGLRTLGLRNNKLKLIPPGVFTGLSNLTRLDISENKIVILLDYMFQDLYNLKELEVGDSELVFISHRAFHGLSSLEQLTMERCNMTSVPTEAFSHLHTLLVLKLWHFNVNLIRDFSFRRLYRLKVLEITNWPFLEALTDKSLHGLNITTLSVTHCNLTAIPYVAIQHLVYLRALNFSFNPIEIVEGNKLHNLMRLQVFDLVGGRLVTIEPYSFRGLNYLKVLNISSNSLSTLEESAFHSVGNLETLALYDNPLACDCRLLWVFRRRWRLNFNKQQPSCAAPEFVQGKEFKDFPDILPANYFTCQKSKIRDHKPLQRFVDEGTTVHFACQADGDPTPVIMWQSPRKQFITTKSVGRLSVSLDGTLEVRYAQIQDNGTYTCIATNAGGNDTKLAHLHVHSYSPNWPHQPNKTFAFISNQPNDSGANETGRSVPFPFDMKTLIIATTMGFISFLGVVLFCLVLLFLWSRGKGNAKPNIEIEYVPRRVEGQTSPTEETHKIRMKMM; encoded by the coding sequence GTAACCAGCAGAATGGTGGCTGGCGTGATGAGCGGGCACAGCTACCTGGTGGCATGCTGGCAGCCCATTCTTATCCTGATGCTGGGCACTGTGCTGTCGGGTTCCACCATAGGATGCCCGTCCCGCTGTGAGTGCAATGCCCAGGAACGCTCTGTCTTGTGCCACCGCAGGAAGCTGGTTGCCCTTCCAGAGGGAATCCCTATTGAGACGCGACTGTTGGACCTGAGCAAAAACCGCCTGAAAGCCATCAACCCAGAGGAGTTCATCAACTATCCCCACCTGGAGGACCTGCAGCTTAATGAGAATGTCATCTCAGTCATCGAGCCAGGTGCATTCAGTAATCTGTTTGGATTACGGACGTTAGGACTGCGCAACAACAAACTGAAGCTCATTCCACCAGGTGTATTTACTGGTTTGAGTAACCTCACCAGACTGGATATAAGTGAGAATAAAATAGTTATCTTGTTGGATTACATGTTTCAGGACCTTTACAATCTAAAAGAACTGGAAGTGGGAGATAGTGAGCTGGTCTTCATCTCTCATAGAGCCTTTCATGGACTCAGTAGTTTAGAGCAGCTCACCATGGAGAGGTGTAACATGACCTCAGTGCCCACAGAGGCCTTCAGCCATCTCCATACCCTGTTGGTACTCAAGTTGTGGCATTTTAATGTCAACCTTATTAGGGATTTTTCCTTCAGGAGACTCTACCGACTGAAAGTGTTAGAGATAACAAATTGGCCCTTTCTCGAAGCCTTGACCGATAAGTCCCTCCACGGACTCAACATTACCACATTGAGTGTCACACACTGCAACCTTACTGCCATCCCATATGTGGCTATCCAGCACCTTGTGTACCTTCGAGCTCTCAACTTTTCTTTCAATCCCATAGAGATTGTGGAGGGCAACAAACTGCACAACTTGATGAGGCTGCAGGTATTTGACTTAGTAGGGGGTCGATTGGTCACTATTGAGCCTTACTCTTTCAGAGGACTGAACTACCTTAAGGTTCTCAACATTTCCAGCAATAGCTTGAGCACTTTAGAAGAGTCTGCCTTTCACTCAGTTGGTAATCTTGAGACCCTGGCCCTATATGACAACCCCTTGGCATGCGACTGCCGCTTGTTATGGGTTTTCCGTCGGCGCTGGAGGCTCAATTTCAACAAGCAGCAGCCATCTTGTGCTGCCCCTGAGTTTGTGCAAGGGAAAGAGTTTAAAGATTTCCCGGATATTCTCCCAGCTAATTATTTCACTTGCCAGAAATCTAAGATCCGGGACCACAAACCCCTTCAGAGATTTGTGGATGAAGGGACCACAGTTCATTTTGCATGCCAAGCAGATGGAGACCCAACCCCTGTGATCATGTGGCAGTCTCCTCGGAAGCAATTCATCACCACCAAAAGTGTTGGAcgtctgtcagtctctctggATGGCACCCTGGAAGTACGATATGCCCAAATACAAGACAATGGCACATATACATGCATCGCGACCAATGCAGGGGGTAATGACACCAAGCTTGCTCATTTACATGTTCATAGTTATTCACCCAACTGGCCCCATCAGCCTAATAAGACATTTGCTTTCATCTCCAACCAGCCCAATGATAGTGGTGCCAATGAGACTGGTAGATCAGTCCCATTTCCATTTGATATGAAGACTCTTATCATTGCTACTACTATGGGATTTATTTCTTTCCTTggagtggttttgttttgtcttgtacTCCTCTTTCTTTGGAGTCGGGGGAAAGGTAACGCCAAGCCAAACATCGAAATTGAGTATGTGCCACGTAGAGTAGAAGGCCAGACCAGTCCAACTGAGGAAACCCATAAGAtcagaatgaaaatgatgtaa